Proteins from one Sarcophilus harrisii chromosome 2, mSarHar1.11, whole genome shotgun sequence genomic window:
- the LOC116421006 gene encoding uncharacterized protein DDB_G0271670-like, which translates to MAKAGEFQPSLSCSSSRIGRSGSGAGGISSISCSSSTTSSTSSTTSSSTNTSTSSLTSSSTCTSTSSTSTSSTSTSTSSTSSSSTTSSTSTNTTSSSSSSRTSTSTSSTSTSSTSTSSSSSSSTNTSTSSTKTSTSTSSTSTSSSTTSTSSTSTSSTSTSTTSSSSSSTRTSSTTSSTSTNTTSSSSSSSSSSSSSSRTSTSTSSTSTSSTSTSTIPAPAALAPAPAPPAPAALAPVAPAPAPPAATAAPEPHQQNY; encoded by the exons ATGGCTAAAGCGGGAGAATTTCAACCATCCCTGTCCTGTTCAAGTTCCCGCATTGGCCg AAGTGGTAGTGGTGCTGGTGGTATTAGCAGTATCAGCTGCAGCAGCAGCACCACTAGCAGCACTAGCAGCACCACTAGCAGTAGCACCAACACCAGCACCAGCAGCCTCACCAGCAGCAGCACCTGCACCAGCACCAGCAGCACTAGCACCAGtagcaccagcaccagcaccagtagcaccagcagcagcagcaccactAGCAGCACCAGCACCAACActaccagcagcagcagcagcagcagaaccAGTACCAGCACCAGCAGCACTAGCACCagcagcaccagcaccagcagcagcagcagcagcagcaccaatACCAGCACCAGCAGCACCAAAACCAGTACCAGCACCAGCAGCACTAGCACCAGCAGCAGCACCACCAGCACCAGCAGCACTAGCACCAGtagcaccagcaccagcaccaccagcagcagcagcagcagcaccagaaCCA gcagcaccactAGCAGCACCAGCACCAACActaccagcagcagcagcagcagcagcagcagcagcagcagcagcagcagaaccAGTACCAGCACCAGCAGCACTAGCACCagcagcaccagcaccagcacca TACCAGCACCAGCAGCACtagcaccagcaccagcaccaccAGCACCAGCAGCACTAGCACCAGtagcaccagcaccagcaccaccagcagcaacagcagcaccAGAACCA CACCAGCAGAACtactag